Proteins encoded by one window of Arachis ipaensis cultivar K30076 chromosome B04, Araip1.1, whole genome shotgun sequence:
- the LOC107637979 gene encoding macrophage migration inhibitory factor homolog produces MPCLYITTNLNLDGIDTNPIFSEATTAVSTIIGKPEKFVMVILKSSVPISFEGNKKAAAYAEIVSMGGINSEVKRKLIATIGTILETHLSIPTTRFFLKVFDTTAFRTNSKI; encoded by the exons ATGCCTTGCCTTTACATAACCACCAACCTTAACTTGGATGGAATTGACACTAATCCCATCTTTTCTGAAGCAACCACTGCTGTCTCCACAATAATCGGCAAACCTGAAAAG TTTGTGATGGTAATTTTGAAGTCGTCAGTGCCAATATCATTTGAGGGAAACAAGAAAGCAGCTGCATATGCTGAGATAGTATCAATGGGTGGCATCAATTCAGAAGTGAAGAGGAAGCTTATTGCCACCATTGGCACCATTTTGGAGACCCACCTCTCTATCCCAACAACAAGATTTTTCCTCAAAGTCTTTGATACAACTGCATTTCGTACAAACTCCaaaatctaa